CCACAAGGAACGCTGGCTGGCCTATGCCGATTGCCTGCTCAACTCGTTTTCGGTACGCAAGGCGGCCAGCAAGGTGCATATCCATCGCAACACCAGCTTTCGCTGGCGCCACCGTTTCCTCGCGCTGGCCAAGACCGACCGGCCGCGCTGCCTGCATGGCATTACCGAAGCCGACGAGATGTATTTGCTGGAGTCGCAGAAAGGTTCAAAACACATGACGCGACCGGCGCGCAAGCGCGGAGGCCGCGCCAGCCAGCGTGGCATTTCCAACGAGCAGGTGTGCGTGCTGGTGGCGCGCGACCGCACCGGCCAAACCGTCGACTTTATTGCCGGCATGGGCCAGCTGAGCAAGGCCAAACTGCACGCCTGCCTGCCAGCGGTGATCGACCGTGACATCTTGTTGGTGAGCGATGGCCATCCGGCCTATCCCGTGTTTGCCAGGGAGATCGGCATCGGGCATGCGGCCGTTAACTTGCGGGCCGGCGTTCGCGTGCGCGGCACGGTGCATGTGCAGAACGTCAATGCGTATCACAGCAGGTTGCGCGGCTGGCTGCAGGCGTTTCATGGCGTGGCCACGCGCTACCTGCCGAACTACCTGGGCTGGCGCTGGATACTCGACGCACGGAGAATATTGTCCCCCGAAAGCTTGCTCAGAGCCACTTTGGGGACATTCCCACATCTGACGGTGACATAGCCAAATTAAACCACCTCGGCGAACAGGCTGGCGAGCCAGTCGGCAAACACGCGCACGCGCGGCGACAGTTGCCGCTGATGGGGATACAGCACGGACACGGGCAGCGGGTCGGGACGCATGGCCGACAACACTTCCACCAGCTCGCCGGTAGCGAGCGCCTGCTGCAGATGGTAGCGGGGTGCCTGGATCAAGCCCAGGCCCGCGCGGCAGCAGGCGTGATACGCGTCGGCATTGTTGACGGACACCGTGCCCGGCAAGGCCACGCTGTAGTGCTGGCCATCCACCTTGAAATCGAAGGGCCAGACCTTGCCCGTCTGGACGGAAAAGAAATTGACGGCGCGGTGGCCATCGAGCTGCGCCAGATTCTCCGGCGTGCCGTGCGCGGCCAGGTAGGCGGGGCTGGCGCACGTCAGCTGTTCCAGCAGCGCCAGCCGGCGCGCCACCATGGACGAGTCGCTCAATTCGCCCACGCGCAGCACGCAGTCGACGCCTTCGCGCACCAGGTCGACGAGGCGGTCGCCCATGCCGATTTCCAGTTCGATCAAAGGGTAGCGGGTGCAGAACTGGTCCAGCACGGGCAAGACGAAATGCATGGCCAGGGTCGCGTGCAGGTCGACGCGCAGCTTGCCGGCCGGCTGCTGCATCGCCGAACTGAACACGGCTTCCGTTTCTTCCAGGTCCGCCAGCAGGCGCACGCAGCGCTGGTAATACGCCTGGCCATCGGGCGTGGGCGTCACTTGCCGCGTTGTCCGCTGCAGCAGGCGCACGCGCAGCCGCGCTTCGAGCTGCTTGATCGCATGCGTGACGGTCGCCTTCGGGTAACCGAGGTCATGCGCCGCCTGGGTGAAACTGCGCAGCTCGACGATACGCGTAAACAGACGCATCGCATCAAATCGGTCCATACCCCCTCCATTGTTGTTGCCTGCTGCACAGTGTAACGATACGAGCGCCATTTTTCCATCCGCAACGAGGACTGCTGCCACAAGTTGCCCGCCACGCAATGGCCACTTGCACCGATGTCACTGGATTAGCAGCGGTTTGAGCAACATACTATGTCCAGTGCACACATGAGAATGGTAATGATTATCATTTGCGATATAATGCACGTTCACACTTAAGCGCTCGCTCAGGCGATCATAAAAAGGAATGGGAGACATGGATATATTGAGGGAACTGCGTGAATCGGGCTTGAAAGTGACCATCCCCCGCTTGCGCATTCTGCAGCTGTTTCAAGAAGGGGGCATCAAGCACCTGAGTGCGGACGATGTCTACAAACTCTTGCTGGCTGAAAAAATCGACGTGGGCCTGGCCACCATCTACCGCGTGCTGATGCAGTTCGCCGAGGCGGGCATCTTGTTTCGCCGGCACTTCGAATCGGGCCATGCCGTCTTTGAACTGAATGAAGGCCAACACCACGATCACCTGGTCTGCACGGGTTGCGGCAAGGTCGATGAATTCGTCGATGAAGGCATCGAACTGCGCCAGAATGAAATCGCCACCGAGCGGGGCTTCGTGCTGCACGAGCACGCGCTGTCGCTGTACGGCACCTGCGCCGAGTGCACGGCGAAGAAAGTCCCGCCGCGCAAAGCCTCCTGAGGCAGCGCGCAAGGTAGCGCGTGGCAAGCCACCTGCGCTACACTGCGTGCGCCACAGCTCAACAGGAACAAGCATGTACATCGGAGAAATCGCCCGCCTGGCGGGTACCTCGCCCAAGGCCTTGCGCCACTATGAAACGCTGGGCTTGCTGGGCGACGTGCGCCGCTCCGGCGCCTACCGCGTCTACACGCAGCAAGACCTGGCGCAAGTCAGACTGATACGCCAGGCGCAGGCGCTGGGCTTCCGCCTGGCTGAACTGCTGCCCATTCTCGCTGGCGACGAGACCGACTGGGCCGCCCTGTCGCAGCACATCGCCGCCAAGCGCGCGCAGATACAGCAGGAGTTCGCCCGCCTGCGCCAACTCGACGCGCAGCTGGCCGGCATCGACACGGAAATCCGCGACTGCCTGGCGCGCCAGCACCTTCCAGCGGCCGCTTGACTCTGCCCCCAGGGGCAGGCTTTAGCATGCAAGCTGTTCTTTAACGGAAAGCCTGCAACATGAGCAAAATTACACCGAAGCGCATTCTCATTCTCCTCGGCCACCCGTCCGGCGACAGTTTCTGCGCCGCCCTGGCCGAAGCCTACGCCGCCACGGCCCGCAGCGCGGGCCATACGGTGCGCGAACTGCGCCTGGGCCAGCTGGACTTCGATCCCATCCTGCACGAAGGCTACCGCCAGGTACAGCCGCTGGAAGCGGACTTGCTGGCGGCGCAGGAAGCCATCAGCTGGGCCGAACACCTGGTGTTCGCCTACCCCATCTGGTGGGGCGGCGCGCCAGCCCTGCTGAAGGGTTTTGTCGACCGCGTCTTCCTGCCCGGCTTTGCCTTCAAGTACCGCCCGGGCAAGGCTTTCCCCGCCCAGCTGCTGAAGGGCCGCACGGCCCAGCTGCTGGTGACGATGGATACGCCGCCCTGGTATTTCCGCTGGATCTATCACATGCCCGGCATCCACCAGCTGCGCAAGACGACCTTGGAATTTTGCGGCGTCAAGCCCGTCAAAGTGGCCAGCTTCGGCCCCATCCTCGACTCCACCGAAGTGCAGCGCGCGCGCTGGCTGGAGCAGGCGCAGGCGCTGGCCCGGCGCCTGTAAGTTGCTTGCCATGCAGCCATCATGCATACGGTTTTGACAAGCTGGTAATCAAGCCGTCACATTCAAAGGCTACCATGATGATATTGCCTGTTTGTCAGTCGCCTTGCCGTCGCGACAACAAGGGTCCGCTCGTCATGTAAAGGTAGCCGCTGTGGA
Above is a genomic segment from Janthinobacterium sp. 64 containing:
- a CDS encoding IS1595 family transposase, with product MDAAQWQTFASQFPQLSHRQRLASSELLRTSAPQAAALVLIEQTALAQLHCPSCRSTHFHRHGQTHGLQRYRCVPCRKTFNALSGTPLAHLHHKERWLAYADCLLNSFSVRKAASKVHIHRNTSFRWRHRFLALAKTDRPRCLHGITEADEMYLLESQKGSKHMTRPARKRGGRASQRGISNEQVCVLVARDRTGQTVDFIAGMGQLSKAKLHACLPAVIDRDILLVSDGHPAYPVFAREIGIGHAAVNLRAGVRVRGTVHVQNVNAYHSRLRGWLQAFHGVATRYLPNYLGWRWILDARRILSPESLLRATLGTFPHLTVT
- a CDS encoding LysR family transcriptional regulator, translating into MDRFDAMRLFTRIVELRSFTQAAHDLGYPKATVTHAIKQLEARLRVRLLQRTTRQVTPTPDGQAYYQRCVRLLADLEETEAVFSSAMQQPAGKLRVDLHATLAMHFVLPVLDQFCTRYPLIELEIGMGDRLVDLVREGVDCVLRVGELSDSSMVARRLALLEQLTCASPAYLAAHGTPENLAQLDGHRAVNFFSVQTGKVWPFDFKVDGQHYSVALPGTVSVNNADAYHACCRAGLGLIQAPRYHLQQALATGELVEVLSAMRPDPLPVSVLYPHQRQLSPRVRVFADWLASLFAEVV
- the fur gene encoding ferric iron uptake transcriptional regulator, producing MDILRELRESGLKVTIPRLRILQLFQEGGIKHLSADDVYKLLLAEKIDVGLATIYRVLMQFAEAGILFRRHFESGHAVFELNEGQHHDHLVCTGCGKVDEFVDEGIELRQNEIATERGFVLHEHALSLYGTCAECTAKKVPPRKAS
- a CDS encoding MerR family transcriptional regulator codes for the protein MYIGEIARLAGTSPKALRHYETLGLLGDVRRSGAYRVYTQQDLAQVRLIRQAQALGFRLAELLPILAGDETDWAALSQHIAAKRAQIQQEFARLRQLDAQLAGIDTEIRDCLARQHLPAAA
- a CDS encoding NAD(P)H-dependent oxidoreductase, whose translation is MSKITPKRILILLGHPSGDSFCAALAEAYAATARSAGHTVRELRLGQLDFDPILHEGYRQVQPLEADLLAAQEAISWAEHLVFAYPIWWGGAPALLKGFVDRVFLPGFAFKYRPGKAFPAQLLKGRTAQLLVTMDTPPWYFRWIYHMPGIHQLRKTTLEFCGVKPVKVASFGPILDSTEVQRARWLEQAQALARRL